The proteins below come from a single Mycobacterium parmense genomic window:
- a CDS encoding Lrp/AsnC family transcriptional regulator: protein MGDGVDELDIALLDALHVNPQASFEELGRVLDVSPVTAARRWHRLVSAGRAWVSSAPGPRLPMKAALFEAECRPGVAQKVAAQFATWPQVFSVNITTGRDNVFALVVAADQSLLCELLLDALPAVEGVHRVQSALISQLFSGTRWRLGGLSSGQVRAVTPEPAKAGHGHAFDEFDRALFLALQHDGRLSVRNLAGVVGRSEPAVRRRVDLLNRTGFLASRTDFARVEAGWLTGVALKLQVREAAVAAVGHALVQYSETRFCVAIVGGGAANVFVTMQLHKLSDLDPVIRRLLAEYPSVTVVDTRAVLRSIKSWGRLLGPDGRAREVVPVDPWAPAGSESQRGGTVTAYCLT from the coding sequence GTGGGCGATGGTGTAGACGAGCTGGATATTGCCTTGCTTGATGCGTTACATGTCAATCCGCAGGCCAGCTTCGAGGAACTCGGCCGTGTGCTCGATGTGTCGCCGGTGACGGCGGCGCGGCGCTGGCATCGCCTCGTATCCGCCGGGCGGGCATGGGTGTCCTCGGCTCCTGGTCCCCGCTTGCCGATGAAGGCGGCGCTGTTCGAGGCTGAGTGCCGGCCCGGCGTCGCGCAGAAGGTGGCTGCTCAGTTCGCAACGTGGCCACAGGTTTTCAGCGTCAACATCACCACGGGGCGAGACAACGTATTTGCGTTGGTCGTGGCCGCCGATCAATCACTGCTCTGCGAGCTGCTGTTGGATGCGCTTCCCGCAGTCGAGGGAGTACATCGCGTGCAGTCGGCGCTGATCAGCCAGTTGTTTAGCGGTACCCGCTGGCGGCTAGGGGGTCTCAGTTCTGGCCAGGTGCGCGCAGTGACACCCGAGCCGGCCAAAGCCGGACACGGACACGCGTTTGACGAATTCGATCGCGCGCTGTTCCTGGCGTTACAACACGACGGGCGGCTTAGCGTGCGGAATCTGGCCGGGGTGGTCGGCCGGTCAGAGCCCGCTGTGCGTCGCCGGGTGGATCTTTTGAACCGGACCGGATTCTTGGCGTCGCGCACTGATTTCGCGCGGGTAGAAGCCGGCTGGCTCACGGGCGTGGCGCTCAAGCTACAGGTCCGCGAGGCCGCTGTCGCCGCCGTAGGGCATGCACTGGTGCAATACAGCGAGACTCGGTTTTGCGTGGCGATCGTGGGCGGTGGGGCGGCTAACGTTTTCGTCACAATGCAGCTGCACAAGTTGTCGGACCTCGACCCGGTGATCCGACGGCTGTTGGCCGAATATCCCAGCGTGACAGTGGTCGACACGCGCGCGGTGCTGCGGTCAATCAAGTCCTGGGGACGGTTGCTGGGACCCGACGGCCGCGCCAGGGAGGTGGTGCCCGTCGACCCCTGGGCACCTGCCGGCTCGGAGTCGCAGCGCGGGGGAACCGTAACGGCGTACTGCCTGACGTGA
- a CDS encoding cupin domain-containing protein produces MAGAGEIGVTVVQPGEIGFRSDDSEVVLGPGGHITKSRGQMHAMWNAGNQSGRIIEIITPGGFENYFRELGELLGEHADDPVGEVLHERIPHSRRALAAAEWTRLSERGAFAELHRRRGPAARRPGRRQRGDGRRTGRMGGPPPRGPRHTGLACRGSIDRGPAAPGDFVRLGESTARVRR; encoded by the coding sequence GTGGCCGGTGCGGGTGAAATCGGGGTCACGGTCGTGCAGCCGGGCGAAATCGGTTTCCGCTCCGATGACAGCGAAGTGGTCCTCGGTCCGGGTGGTCACATCACCAAATCTCGCGGGCAAATGCACGCGATGTGGAACGCCGGCAACCAATCCGGCCGCATCATCGAGATCATCACCCCCGGCGGATTCGAGAACTACTTCCGCGAGCTCGGTGAGCTTCTCGGCGAGCACGCGGATGACCCGGTCGGCGAGGTCCTGCACGAGCGGATACCGCACAGCCGGAGGGCCCTGGCGGCCGCGGAGTGGACACGGCTCAGTGAGCGGGGCGCGTTCGCCGAGCTGCACCGACGACGTGGGCCGGCTGCGCGCCGCCCTGGACGACGGCAGCGCGGCGATGGCCGTCGGACAGGCCGAATGGGTGGCCCGCCACCACGGGGTCCACGGCACACCGGCCTGGCTTGTCGAGGGTCAATTGATCGTGGGCCTGCAGCCCCTGGGGACTTCGTACGCCTCGGCGAATCGACCGCGCGCGTCCGCCGCTGA
- a CDS encoding HD domain-containing protein — protein sequence MSTHSVDTIAGIPIPDTDLVREVTEFIRDAEDDLLFDHSRRVFLFGALQARRRGLQPDPELLYAGAMFHDLGLTERYRGSTLRFEVDGANAAREFLLQHGVGQADADKVWLSIALHTTPGVPEFLAPEIACVTAGVETDVLGIGRDDLPPEALAAVTAAHPRPDFKRRILAAFNDGMKHRPDSTFGTVNADVLQHFDPTFVRADFVDIIMGNTWPE from the coding sequence ATGAGCACCCATTCGGTCGACACCATCGCCGGCATCCCCATACCCGACACCGACCTGGTTCGCGAGGTCACCGAGTTCATCCGCGACGCCGAGGACGACCTGCTGTTCGACCACTCGCGCCGGGTCTTTTTATTCGGCGCGCTGCAGGCGCGGCGCCGCGGACTGCAGCCGGACCCGGAGCTGCTCTACGCCGGCGCGATGTTCCACGACCTGGGTCTCACCGAGCGCTACCGCGGCTCCACCCTGCGCTTCGAGGTCGACGGCGCCAATGCGGCGCGCGAGTTCCTGCTGCAGCATGGCGTCGGGCAGGCCGACGCCGACAAGGTGTGGCTGAGCATCGCCCTGCACACCACACCCGGCGTGCCCGAATTCCTGGCGCCCGAGATCGCCTGCGTCACCGCGGGAGTGGAGACCGACGTGCTGGGCATCGGCCGCGACGACCTGCCCCCCGAAGCGCTGGCCGCGGTCACCGCCGCCCACCCGCGACCGGATTTCAAGCGGCGGATCCTGGCGGCGTTCAACGACGGGATGAAGCACCGGCCTGACAGCACCTTCGGCACGGTGAACGCCGATGTGCTGCAACACTTCGACCCCACGTTCGTCCGCGCCGACTTCGTCGACATCATCATGGGCAACACCTGGCCCGAATAG